The Hoplias malabaricus isolate fHopMal1 chromosome 9, fHopMal1.hap1, whole genome shotgun sequence genome contains a region encoding:
- the ccdc149a gene encoding coiled-coil domain-containing protein 149-A isoform X1: MDPSRRSESDWQGLVSEFLICKRKLESKKEALLILSKELDTCQQERDQYKLMANQLRERHQGLKKKYRELIDGDPTLPPEKRNQVNLAQLLRDSREKCKMLAEEAKELTQRLTEARGDNKLLRMTITKQRLGDDEVGVRHFPAHEREDLVRQLEEAGLLRVELENSLKAVSDELEDVKAERTVFQEKAGRLNVELNHILGGQGKRIIDVDALCMENRYLHERLKQVQEEVSLLKTNIMKYKTALDRRKNSKAGGSSNRTQITGVLSAKQVQDLLIEDGGCSLPATPQSISDLKSLATALLETIHEKNMVIQHQRQTNRILGNRVEELERKLKTLEVSGFWSLPAGGKEAITLSECQHPAPAATLSIPLQPVLTESSNAWHPTDDRTGSGGLSSWEQDTAGDDSFLKVWSGSCPSPDGDGDKVETPVTSEHGDKMVSCGLEIMRQTQEKPNVEEELGTVTELGPDGELRPGMELGPIVEQRPVVEEGQVVEGESCLTVEEGEDAAMSLVSPVSENSDFSPSLYLKHSTSSVNQQSPLEDYRSHDFGNLSNVATNQDLLKENCSSPASISEEPIQSNTSSFMQGWALDYESRETDIDICHGESVA, translated from the exons ATGGATCCTTCCAGAAGGAGTGAAAGTGACTGGCAGGGTCTGGTGAGCGAG TTCCTGATATGCAAGCGTAAGCTGGAAAGCAAGAAGGAGGCTCTTCTGATTCTGTCCAAGGAGCTGGACACATGCCAGCAGGAGAGAGACCAGTACAAGCTGATGGCCAATCAGCTACGTGAACGACATCAAGGCCTCaagaaaaaatacagagaaCTGATT GATGGGGATCCTACATTGCCACCAGAAAAACGCAATCAG gtaaatCTGGCTCAGCTGTTGCGGGACTCGCGGGAGAAGTGTAAAATGTTAGCAGAGGAGGCGAAGGAGCTCACACAGAGACTAACTGAGGCTCGGGGAGACAACAAG CTTCTAAGAATGACCATCACTAAACAGAGGCTTGGGGATGATGAAGTTGGTGTCCGGCATTTTCCAGCACATGAGCGTGAGGACCTGGTCAGGCAACTTGAGGAAGCTGGGCTACTG AGAGTAGAGCTGGAGAACAGTCTGAAGGCAGTGAGTGACGAGCTGGAGGATGTGAAGGCAGAAAGGACTGTGTTCCAGGAGAAAGCCGGCCGTCTCAACGTGGAGCTCAACCACATACTGGGTGGTCAAGGCAAACGTATCATTGACGTAGATGCCCTTTGTATGGAGAATAG GTATTTGCATGAGAGGCTCAAACAAGTCCAAGAGGAAGTCAGTCTCCTGAAGACTAACATCATGAAATACAAG ACTGCTCTGGACAGGAGAAAGAACTCTAAAGCAGGTGGCTCATCTAATCGTACTCAGATTACTGGGGTGCTCTCTGCCAAACAAG TGCAAGATCTGCTGATTGAAGATGGTGGATGTAGTCTTCCAGCCACACCTCAGTCGATCTCTGACCTAAAGTCTCTGGCCACAGCTTTGCTGGAGACCATTCACGAGAAGAACATGGTTATTCAACACCAACGCCAGACCAACAG GATTTTGGGGAACAGAGTGGAGGAACTGGAAAGGAAGCTGAAGACGCTGGAGGTATCAGGTTTTTGGAGTCTGCCAG CAGGAGGGAAAGAAGCCATTACCCTGAGCGAATGTCAGCATCCTGCCCCAGCCGCCACACTCAGCATTCCCCTGCAACCTGTGCTCACTGAATCCAGCAATGCCTGGCACCCCACAG ATGACAGGACAGGAAGTGGAGGGCTATCATCATGGGAACAAGACACAGCTGGTGATGACAGCTTCCTGAAAGTGTGGTCAGGCTCATGCCCCAGTCCAGATGGAGATGGAGACAAGGTGGAGACACCTGTCACCTCTGAGCATGGGGATAAGATGGTCTCTTGTGGGCTGGAAATCATGAGGCAAACACAAGAAAAGCCAAATGTTGAGGAAGAATTGGGGACTGTCACAGAACTGGGACCTGATGGAGAGCTGAGGCCTGGCATGGAGCTGGGGCCTATTGTGGAGCAGCGCCCTGTGGTGGAGGAGGGCCAGGTTGTAGAGGGCGAAAGCTGCTTGACTGTGGAAGAAGGTGAAGATGCTGCAATGTCATTAGTTTCTCCAGTGTCTGAGAACTCTGATTTTTCTCCAAGTCTCTATTTAAAACACAGCACTTCCAGTGTCAATCAACAAAGTCCCCTTGAAGACTACAGATCTCATGACTTTGGGAATTTGTCAAATGTAGCTACTAACCAAGatcttttaaaagaaaattgctCAAGCCCTGCTTCAATATCTGAGGAGCCCATCCAGTCAAACACTTCATCTTTCATGCAAGGGTGGGCTCTGGATTATGAATCAAGAGAGACTGATATTGATATCTGTCATGGTGAAAGTGTGGCTTGA
- the ccdc149a gene encoding coiled-coil domain-containing protein 149-A isoform X2: MDPSRRSESDWQGLVSEFLICKRKLESKKEALLILSKELDTCQQERDQYKLMANQLRERHQGLKKKYRELIDGDPTLPPEKRNQVNLAQLLRDSREKCKMLAEEAKELTQRLTEARGDNKLLRMTITKQRLGDDEVGVRHFPAHEREDLVRQLEEAGLLRVELENSLKAVSDELEDVKAERTVFQEKAGRLNVELNHILGGQGKRIIDVDALCMENRYLHERLKQVQEEVSLLKTNIMKYKTALDRRKNSKAGGSSNRTQITGVLSAKQVQDLLIEDGGCSLPATPQSISDLKSLATALLETIHEKNMVIQHQRQTNRILGNRVEELERKLKTLEVSGFWSLPGGKEAITLSECQHPAPAATLSIPLQPVLTESSNAWHPTDDRTGSGGLSSWEQDTAGDDSFLKVWSGSCPSPDGDGDKVETPVTSEHGDKMVSCGLEIMRQTQEKPNVEEELGTVTELGPDGELRPGMELGPIVEQRPVVEEGQVVEGESCLTVEEGEDAAMSLVSPVSENSDFSPSLYLKHSTSSVNQQSPLEDYRSHDFGNLSNVATNQDLLKENCSSPASISEEPIQSNTSSFMQGWALDYESRETDIDICHGESVA, encoded by the exons ATGGATCCTTCCAGAAGGAGTGAAAGTGACTGGCAGGGTCTGGTGAGCGAG TTCCTGATATGCAAGCGTAAGCTGGAAAGCAAGAAGGAGGCTCTTCTGATTCTGTCCAAGGAGCTGGACACATGCCAGCAGGAGAGAGACCAGTACAAGCTGATGGCCAATCAGCTACGTGAACGACATCAAGGCCTCaagaaaaaatacagagaaCTGATT GATGGGGATCCTACATTGCCACCAGAAAAACGCAATCAG gtaaatCTGGCTCAGCTGTTGCGGGACTCGCGGGAGAAGTGTAAAATGTTAGCAGAGGAGGCGAAGGAGCTCACACAGAGACTAACTGAGGCTCGGGGAGACAACAAG CTTCTAAGAATGACCATCACTAAACAGAGGCTTGGGGATGATGAAGTTGGTGTCCGGCATTTTCCAGCACATGAGCGTGAGGACCTGGTCAGGCAACTTGAGGAAGCTGGGCTACTG AGAGTAGAGCTGGAGAACAGTCTGAAGGCAGTGAGTGACGAGCTGGAGGATGTGAAGGCAGAAAGGACTGTGTTCCAGGAGAAAGCCGGCCGTCTCAACGTGGAGCTCAACCACATACTGGGTGGTCAAGGCAAACGTATCATTGACGTAGATGCCCTTTGTATGGAGAATAG GTATTTGCATGAGAGGCTCAAACAAGTCCAAGAGGAAGTCAGTCTCCTGAAGACTAACATCATGAAATACAAG ACTGCTCTGGACAGGAGAAAGAACTCTAAAGCAGGTGGCTCATCTAATCGTACTCAGATTACTGGGGTGCTCTCTGCCAAACAAG TGCAAGATCTGCTGATTGAAGATGGTGGATGTAGTCTTCCAGCCACACCTCAGTCGATCTCTGACCTAAAGTCTCTGGCCACAGCTTTGCTGGAGACCATTCACGAGAAGAACATGGTTATTCAACACCAACGCCAGACCAACAG GATTTTGGGGAACAGAGTGGAGGAACTGGAAAGGAAGCTGAAGACGCTGGAGGTATCAGGTTTTTGGAGTCTGCCAG GAGGGAAAGAAGCCATTACCCTGAGCGAATGTCAGCATCCTGCCCCAGCCGCCACACTCAGCATTCCCCTGCAACCTGTGCTCACTGAATCCAGCAATGCCTGGCACCCCACAG ATGACAGGACAGGAAGTGGAGGGCTATCATCATGGGAACAAGACACAGCTGGTGATGACAGCTTCCTGAAAGTGTGGTCAGGCTCATGCCCCAGTCCAGATGGAGATGGAGACAAGGTGGAGACACCTGTCACCTCTGAGCATGGGGATAAGATGGTCTCTTGTGGGCTGGAAATCATGAGGCAAACACAAGAAAAGCCAAATGTTGAGGAAGAATTGGGGACTGTCACAGAACTGGGACCTGATGGAGAGCTGAGGCCTGGCATGGAGCTGGGGCCTATTGTGGAGCAGCGCCCTGTGGTGGAGGAGGGCCAGGTTGTAGAGGGCGAAAGCTGCTTGACTGTGGAAGAAGGTGAAGATGCTGCAATGTCATTAGTTTCTCCAGTGTCTGAGAACTCTGATTTTTCTCCAAGTCTCTATTTAAAACACAGCACTTCCAGTGTCAATCAACAAAGTCCCCTTGAAGACTACAGATCTCATGACTTTGGGAATTTGTCAAATGTAGCTACTAACCAAGatcttttaaaagaaaattgctCAAGCCCTGCTTCAATATCTGAGGAGCCCATCCAGTCAAACACTTCATCTTTCATGCAAGGGTGGGCTCTGGATTATGAATCAAGAGAGACTGATATTGATATCTGTCATGGTGAAAGTGTGGCTTGA
- the ccdc149a gene encoding coiled-coil domain-containing protein 149-A isoform X3 — MDPSRRSESDWQGLVSEFLICKRKLESKKEALLILSKELDTCQQERDQYKLMANQLRERHQGLKKKYRELIDGDPTLPPEKRNQVNLAQLLRDSREKCKMLAEEAKELTQRLTEARGDNKLLRMTITKQRLGDDEVGVRHFPAHEREDLVRQLEEAGLLRVELENSLKAVSDELEDVKAERTVFQEKAGRLNVELNHILGGQGKRIIDVDALCMENRYLHERLKQVQEEVSLLKTNIMKYKTALDRRKNSKAGGSSNRTQITGVLSAKQVQDLLIEDGGCSLPATPQSISDLKSLATALLETIHEKNMVIQHQRQTNRILGNRVEELERKLKTLEVSGFWSLPDDRTGSGGLSSWEQDTAGDDSFLKVWSGSCPSPDGDGDKVETPVTSEHGDKMVSCGLEIMRQTQEKPNVEEELGTVTELGPDGELRPGMELGPIVEQRPVVEEGQVVEGESCLTVEEGEDAAMSLVSPVSENSDFSPSLYLKHSTSSVNQQSPLEDYRSHDFGNLSNVATNQDLLKENCSSPASISEEPIQSNTSSFMQGWALDYESRETDIDICHGESVA, encoded by the exons ATGGATCCTTCCAGAAGGAGTGAAAGTGACTGGCAGGGTCTGGTGAGCGAG TTCCTGATATGCAAGCGTAAGCTGGAAAGCAAGAAGGAGGCTCTTCTGATTCTGTCCAAGGAGCTGGACACATGCCAGCAGGAGAGAGACCAGTACAAGCTGATGGCCAATCAGCTACGTGAACGACATCAAGGCCTCaagaaaaaatacagagaaCTGATT GATGGGGATCCTACATTGCCACCAGAAAAACGCAATCAG gtaaatCTGGCTCAGCTGTTGCGGGACTCGCGGGAGAAGTGTAAAATGTTAGCAGAGGAGGCGAAGGAGCTCACACAGAGACTAACTGAGGCTCGGGGAGACAACAAG CTTCTAAGAATGACCATCACTAAACAGAGGCTTGGGGATGATGAAGTTGGTGTCCGGCATTTTCCAGCACATGAGCGTGAGGACCTGGTCAGGCAACTTGAGGAAGCTGGGCTACTG AGAGTAGAGCTGGAGAACAGTCTGAAGGCAGTGAGTGACGAGCTGGAGGATGTGAAGGCAGAAAGGACTGTGTTCCAGGAGAAAGCCGGCCGTCTCAACGTGGAGCTCAACCACATACTGGGTGGTCAAGGCAAACGTATCATTGACGTAGATGCCCTTTGTATGGAGAATAG GTATTTGCATGAGAGGCTCAAACAAGTCCAAGAGGAAGTCAGTCTCCTGAAGACTAACATCATGAAATACAAG ACTGCTCTGGACAGGAGAAAGAACTCTAAAGCAGGTGGCTCATCTAATCGTACTCAGATTACTGGGGTGCTCTCTGCCAAACAAG TGCAAGATCTGCTGATTGAAGATGGTGGATGTAGTCTTCCAGCCACACCTCAGTCGATCTCTGACCTAAAGTCTCTGGCCACAGCTTTGCTGGAGACCATTCACGAGAAGAACATGGTTATTCAACACCAACGCCAGACCAACAG GATTTTGGGGAACAGAGTGGAGGAACTGGAAAGGAAGCTGAAGACGCTGGAGGTATCAGGTTTTTGGAGTCTGCCAG ATGACAGGACAGGAAGTGGAGGGCTATCATCATGGGAACAAGACACAGCTGGTGATGACAGCTTCCTGAAAGTGTGGTCAGGCTCATGCCCCAGTCCAGATGGAGATGGAGACAAGGTGGAGACACCTGTCACCTCTGAGCATGGGGATAAGATGGTCTCTTGTGGGCTGGAAATCATGAGGCAAACACAAGAAAAGCCAAATGTTGAGGAAGAATTGGGGACTGTCACAGAACTGGGACCTGATGGAGAGCTGAGGCCTGGCATGGAGCTGGGGCCTATTGTGGAGCAGCGCCCTGTGGTGGAGGAGGGCCAGGTTGTAGAGGGCGAAAGCTGCTTGACTGTGGAAGAAGGTGAAGATGCTGCAATGTCATTAGTTTCTCCAGTGTCTGAGAACTCTGATTTTTCTCCAAGTCTCTATTTAAAACACAGCACTTCCAGTGTCAATCAACAAAGTCCCCTTGAAGACTACAGATCTCATGACTTTGGGAATTTGTCAAATGTAGCTACTAACCAAGatcttttaaaagaaaattgctCAAGCCCTGCTTCAATATCTGAGGAGCCCATCCAGTCAAACACTTCATCTTTCATGCAAGGGTGGGCTCTGGATTATGAATCAAGAGAGACTGATATTGATATCTGTCATGGTGAAAGTGTGGCTTGA